The Girardinichthys multiradiatus isolate DD_20200921_A chromosome 7, DD_fGirMul_XY1, whole genome shotgun sequence region CATTCTCTAACCTGAAGCCTGATGTGACCTCTGACTTCTCCGTCTCAGGCTCACAATACATGTTATGTCTCAGTTTTATGGTTATACATGCGAACTAAACTAATggcatgaaagtacatgattgTAATTCTCAACAATAGAAACAGCAAAAGTATAGTCAGTGGAAAGAGCAGAATGAGCAGAATATTGCGAAGTTTGAACGGTTGAAATAacacaaagtatgcagaagtagaagcaattcaaaaaaacaaagaaactagaataataataataaaaaaaagaataaagagaaacaggaacactatctgtgttttttgttattattttgtcCTTCAATATCTGTGATGGTTTTCTGGTCTCTGATAGCTgttaatgttcagttttgtttgttaaacAACATCGCTCAACATATTTCTTGCCAGTTAGCCCTTGCCTTTCAAATGTGCTAAATATACATGCCAAAACAGCATCTTTAATCcttttcaggtttgataaattgcTTTGCGGGTGGTAAGTAAtcacatttgcatatcctcccaTAAATCGGAACGTtgtgcatattcatgaaggcaagcACGCTAAAAGGTTTGGGCACGCTGTTCTGCTGATTTTACACACAATTTGATTTGCACCTGCTTTatagatcagctttgcacaaGCAAACCAGTTTCCACGTGTTTTCATGCacccaaaccttttgaagatcaagCCCATAATGTCTTGACctataaaaaaacttttcatattttctctaTGTTCTTTAGTGACCTAATGcttgtttaataattttataaaacTTTTTAGAGTGAACTGACTGGGTCAGACTGGCCTGATGATTCTGTAACATTTGAGATAACCGCATGGACAGATGTATTGGATTTCATACCATACACTCAAAGTACTCACTGGCTTTAAATTATTCACAATTTTCCTCTAATTTCCTCTAGGCCTCTCTGACAGTCTCTTTTTAATAAACAGACCATGGTCACTTACAATCATAAGGACATTTCTTCACAttatgaggttattttaacatttgctcatctttcaataaaaaaatgaacaagTAGCTAAAACACCAGATTTTTTATACATAACATGTTGAAAATTATTAAAGACACTGTCTCACAGGGACAGTGAATAAAAacgttttctgttattttaaagtgaaaatgAGGTATAACAATCTATAAAAATTGCATTGGGCAAAATATTTGGTATGGCTTTATTATTTCCATGATGTTTTCACCTATTTACAAGAAAGAAAGAGTGCAAATAGCATTCCAAAGGGTAAATTATGCCATAACTGTAGTAAGGGTCTACATATGCATATTCCTACAAACACCATTTTCATGAGTCAGAACAGTTCTAACAAGCATCAAGGGCAGGATTTCTGGTAGTGTACATCTAgtgaattttattttgtctcaacTTTTCCAGTCCATTTAACTTAATTAGAACACTTTACACTCTCTTTCTTGGTTTCCGATCATAGCTCTGAAATCACCATGCTAGTTCCGAACTATCAACGTCTGCCTGTTCAAGAAGCAGTGCTCTTCATATTTATTAAGAATtagtaaaaaaatgtgttttagtgaCACTAGCAGCATTTTATTTTCGTGAAAACTGATTATCCTTTGCTATTTATAGAAACATTAAATTCTCTGAGTTTAAGGTGCTTCATTGCCTAAAGTGTTAATGTATTTACTCACTGATTAACTTGACGAGAGCATCTCTTTACATGGtgcaaaattgttctaagtctttAGTACTGTATTACTGGAAATTATTCCACAATGTTCTTCAGTGAAATGTCTTATTTATGTGTACTCTTTATGTACTCTAGGTGAAGTTATtcaaatatgaaatatttatatGACGTTTCATGTTACAAAAACACTTTACAGGACAATCTTTAATCTTGTCAACAGAAAAAGGATACATCAGATTTTACAACAGCATTTCCTGTTTTCTATATGCATAGTTTATATGGAATTAAGTGTTTCTCAGGATTTTTTTAACAGTTATCTATAACGAAGAGACAAAGGATAGTAACTTTACTCTACATCCCTGTCACAAGGAGAAGTATAAAGGCCCATAAGAGAAAATGTGTTATCTCTTAAAGGATTTATTCACACCCAGAAGTAGTTATTTATTAACTTTATGAAGAGAACAGAACTCTCTTTACACAGTGATGGTGTCACATGAACCAGACGTCAGTATCTGCAGTGTAAGAATAAGTTTAACTGATTTCCTAAACCAGGGGTAAAATAGTGCATAGATGAGAGGGTTCAGGGTGGAATTTAAATAGAACAGAATAAATGTTACAGATGAAGCACTGACTGCAGCATCTTCTGCAATTAATGTAACACGAAAATATGGGCAGGTACATATcagaaacacaacaacaacaatccCAAGGATAACAGCTGCCTTCATTTCAGATTTCATAGCTGTGAGTCTCGCTGAACCCTGCAGTGAGATGGCTGCAACGTGAGACTGCATGGCCCAAGTCTGAGACACAACCACTGCAAACACTCTCACATAAAGAATAATGATCACAGTGACAGGACCAATGAAGGATGACAAAAGATCAAAAACTCCCCCAATATGATCTAGAAAAACTAGACACTCTCCAGAGCAGGAATTATACCTGCCTGGGTGTTGCAGGTTGTCTCTCAGAAGAACACAATGATAGAAAATGGAACACATccaaaacagagaaacacacaTCTTTGCTCGTTCTTCAGTGATTTTGCTGGGGTAATACAGGGGGTAACAAATGGCCACGTAACGATCAACAGATATAAGCAATATCGTTCCTATTGAGGCAGTAGTGCTAACATAGTCCAAAACAACATACAGGACACACATGATGTCCCCAAGATACCAGCAACCATCTATCAGCActatttgaaatgaaatgagGAATCCCACCATGCAATCTGAGACAGCCAGAGAGAGCAGGAGGATGTTGGCAGGGCTGTGGAGATTCCTACAGAAATGAGAAAACAGTACAATGCTATTAGTGGTTGTCAGGCTTAATACACAATtcatacaaaataaattttgcaCACTGTTCCTTTTCAAAACGTTTACTTGAAGTGGCAGATGGAGATGATGACCAGCACATTCAGAAACACAGTAAGAAGAGAGATGGAAGATATTGTAATGTAAATAACCAGGTATACAGATGGAGGCAGCATAGTCTTTCTGCACGATGAATTGAGAAGCTGTGGAAAGCAAAGTTCAGCTTCCTCAACAGTTTTCATAATTAAACAGAAACGGGAAACAGAAGCTTTTCAATTTGCTTTATGCCTCAATCTCTTTGCCATTAAACTGTCCTATATATTTTGCTACCTTCCTTATATTTGTGTGGAGGTGAGGCATAATGAGTTGGCACACTCCTATGGGCTTTGGTCGCCACAGCAAAAGACTGTTGtactaaatatattattattgttattgttatcaTCGTTATTCTTAtacataatttaattttatacTATACTAAATATTGTTGTGTAATGAAATTTGGAAGCAAAGTGGGAAGAAAACATCTAATCTACCTGTCTTCAGGTTGTAAGACCCCTTCCACATCCCCTGAAAAAAAGTAGATGCTTTCAGATAatatattttgaaattattCTTTGGTGGCTTGCTGTTGATGGACTATACCTCCCAGTATCATTTGCTACTACACCTCCCAGCATGCATTGCAGTTTACTGGAAGTAGGTGTAGCAGCTCTGATGTCAAAGTGAGCACATGTGAGACACTCCACCATTGCTTTTTTTCCCGCTGGAAACTGAGACGCGGTTACAACGTAACGGAGGTGCACataattctggagaagaaactcacacgtggGTTTCCAATCATTCTCCTCACTGGCCAAACTCATGAGAAGCTCAACGAGCTAAAAGCTTACTGGgataagttagtcttggaaccaacttaggcaataattggtatacctttaaacaactagtcccaatgcaagatcagataaaatattttgataaaacattttaaagagtgatttgctgaataaaatcagccttctgaatgaccaattctcaatgcTGTTTAATGAGCTGCCTGtatatattaaaataacatttaaggaaatattagtttgaagaagaaccaaaccttttggataaatgggtcttaatggtgtttaattagtcatcatgtttagtaaaataatatttaaggaaatattatttcctaattTGCAAATTTATTTAAGCTGGCTCATGAAATAGGcgagcatgtgttcttagctgttagcagttggagctaacaaaagaaacgtATAATCACCTtataatcagaatcaaacacatacgtTTAagataccactaataaaaggatTGGAATACATAAGGGTGAATGGcctgttatggccgatcttctttgtttaaaatcaccctttaaataaagtgtgtcttaactttaaaaacacataacacataaactgagcacatgcaCTGAGCAGCTAATCTGCTAGCTGAGTTctcaacacagaaaaaaacaaaagtcataaaatgaacattgtatagattatttcattctaaactatgtctctgcccaaacactacctcttacgtgaaccatgctgaggagaagttttCCTGGGCGACTAAGTTGAGGAAACATCCACGAGTGGGTACAGtgaagggttaacttgcagctaacctctctAGCTGTTTGGGGGGGAGGGGGGCTTGTTCTGCCGGCCTGGGCAGAATTGCACGCAGAGCGGCGTGTTGTGTTGAAGTACCTATGTCCTTCCTTTAGACCGgtaaaaactgctccactcggcgttgtagagacagggtctccgTTGGGAACCCCctagaacacagtttgcttctgtagacctcagaaagaaaagtcaagccacgcttacacgttaattaccccgttcatgaatgaataccggatacacaaacagcaattcattcttacttaacttagtgcatatgattacgtggtcgtatgacactcttgaatccagtttgaagaatcatgtttgtttgccagcaaagagacattagtgtgCTGGGTCTGTCCTTCCAGTTCCActggggacctgtgtggaagaggtctgtttgttgaaatggagagttttttctcaaacagtgacgtcacgggaagtccccTGTTACTCCCTTCTTGTTCCTGTTCTTGGCTgcgctggaagtaggttaatgcgatttattttgaaagttccagcaaagttctttctggcctttaatgttgtaacccatggctggggtccaaACATTCCCCCTTTTAGTTATGAAGAATGAGATGAAGTTCACAGTCTGGGTTCTAACAATCAGTCCTCAGCCATATGAAAAGACTCACTGGGTTCCTGTAGGTAGACAGAGTTTAA contains the following coding sequences:
- the LOC124871910 gene encoding trace amine-associated receptor 13c-like translates to MKTVEEAELCFPQLLNSSCRKTMLPPSVYLVIYITISSISLLTVFLNVLVIISICHFKNLHSPANILLLSLAVSDCMVGFLISFQIVLIDGCWYLGDIMCVLYVVLDYVSTTASIGTILLISVDRYVAICYPLYYPSKITEERAKMCVSLFWMCSIFYHCVLLRDNLQHPGRYNSCSGECLVFLDHIGGVFDLLSSFIGPVTVIIILYVRVFAVVVSQTWAMQSHVAAISLQGSARLTAMKSEMKAAVILGIVVVVFLICTCPYFRVTLIAEDAAVSASSVTFILFYLNSTLNPLIYALFYPWFRKSVKLILTLQILTSGSCDTITV